The window AACTTCCGCTGCCCCATCTGCCATAACCGCGATCTCGTCTTGGAGGCGGAGAAGCTGGAGGAGGTGCCATGGCAGCAGGTGGAGGAGTTCATCCTGGAGCACCGGGAGTTCCTGGATGGCGTGGTGGTCACGGGAGGCGAACCGACCATCCACAAAGACCTGCCGGATCTATTGCGCCGCCTGAAGAGATTGGGGGTCAAGGTCAAACTGGATACCAACGGCACGCACCCGGAGATGCTGCAGGACCTGATACGTTCCAGCCTCGTGGACTACGTGGCCATGGATCTTAAGGCTCCGCTTGACGACCTCTACGAGGACGTCGCCGGGACGAAGGTCGATCTGGCCAAGATCAAACGGTCCATCGAGACAATCATGTCCTCTGGCCTGGACTACGAGT is drawn from Methanomassiliicoccales archaeon and contains these coding sequences:
- a CDS encoding anaerobic ribonucleoside-triphosphate reductase activating protein, encoding MRIVGFSKTSLLDWDGMVSAVIYLPGCNFRCPICHNRDLVLEAEKLEEVPWQQVEEFILEHREFLDGVVVTGGEPTIHKDLPDLLRRLKRLGVKVKLDTNGTHPEMLQDLIRSSLVDYVAMDLKAPLDDLYEDVAGTKVDLAKIKRSIETIMSSGLDYEFRTTIVPVLLKDQDYERIAAYIGTARKYALQHFRPQNTLDPNFSVLDPSDDDKVRAIAGRCKPYVRKIVIRGGVKA